The Panicum virgatum strain AP13 chromosome 3N, P.virgatum_v5, whole genome shotgun sequence genome includes the window GGCCGAGATCGACGAGCCGCGAGAAACCCAGGTCGGATAACGTTCGGCCCAAGTAGTTCGCCGCGCCGCTCACACCGTATTCGAGAGCCCAACTGGTAAGATCACGACAAATCATGGGCCGTGCCGCAAACTGAAACAACAAGTTGAAGCGGTTTGCCCTGAAGAAAAAAGAACAAGTTCAAGCGGGGCTTCccctgaagaaaaaaaagaacaagttcAAGTGGGTTATAAGATGCGCAAGAGTAATAAATTGTGTTCCCCTTCtcagaaaaagaaaattgtATTTTCCAAGAGATATGTAGGAGGTCCCAATTGTGCCATCTCATTATTTTTTGactaactagcaaggtggcccgcgctaatagcgcgagtagctagttttttatttaattttttaaaaatatttacattgacagaagagatgtattttataatttatttaccTCTCATTTGCTCTTGTTGAATATTATACTACTTGCAGCTTTTTATGCATAGGAGTTCATATCAATCATCACTTTTTATGTTGCTTTATTCTATATTATAGTTGCACATTTTAGTACTTAAACctgcaaaatctaaatttgaggattgaattcaattttggatcacCTTGAATACGGAGCAAATTGTACATAATTGtattcatataaagtttttttataattatgaaatatatttatatgtatttgATAGTTATGTTTGCCAACAATCTGTAACTTAGATGTTGGAGTTCGATTTGTATCTTGCAATATTTTGATTAATATTTAGCAAAAAAATATCTAGTGTAGTTGTTAGAGCAATTAAGTAGCATCTAGCAGATCTAGACCTGACTCATCATCGCAGCgaaataaaaatgatcatggattagacaaaaaaaagttatgttaaaaaataagttgaggcctcctgctggctttggtaaataaatattatgcaaaacttatatatatgCGTGCTATGTTAATGCAtatatgttttaaattttttatttaactgaacttattattattttccccactttggttactgcacaatttattggtttttagcccatatgactgcatatattagtctactttagagttttgtcatctcggtgatagatagttctatatatatctttgttgttgtttctaactcttttctttatttttcattttctctaGCAATTTTTATTGATTTCTCTGTCTTCTATTTTGTTCCTCGGTATATTTGAAATCGATTAGTGTGTATCGCATCCGATGCATCTAATGGAGAAGTTTCATGTTTAGTATTGTGCCTTAGAGTTTTTTCTTCTGAGCGAAGAGGAGCATCGACAACGTACAtttgtttgaatcatttgattTTGTACTGTAGGCAATCGACTTTGAGATAGATTAGCAGGGCTTCAGGCCTGTATCTGTGGCTAAAATAATTTCAGTTGTGGCTTTTTTGATGGAGCAACTTTTTTATGGATATAGAGCTGTTTTGAAAACCATTCGGTAGAACcgtttcttctatttttttcatgaatatatgaaagatgtcaaatgtccaacaggacatggctataatttaatatttttctcattctaatgatattatttatagactaaaccaataaattcacttttgtccttttcttttgccctcgttttctcattttttctgccttctttttctattctcctTTTTCTACTTTCCTTACCCGTTCAATCTTGgtgcttctttatctttttatcttctctttctctatacTTCTTTAGAGGTATCGATCACATTTGTGTTCCATGCCTAGTGTGTACTTATAGAAGATTAGATGGGGATAATAACgttaataattatctatgctatttgattcctcacatgactaactccctgatttttcccatacatctatttatttactttatttgccatgaaactcaaacttggatttgtattattgcatttgatactatttatttagctatatttcTTCTTAATATGATTCATAATCACTACACATatcaataataattttttttattctagttcttgcatttatctatttatgaatcatatttgatgccaatttttttgtacttttaatttttaatttagctatttggctaataataattttttgtcgtgtgccaatgctaatttttttaattttataaaattagctatttattaatcgtatttgatatgaactcttgagttattttgaaccgttagatctagatcttcataaaatccaacggtgcaaattcttctcttttttaaattaatgtgggaatttctacaCCCTCTCGGTGaatgtggtggcttcttttaacactcctttaataatataattttatctagtggtaatgctattttttaatttgataattcagattttttcctatttagtaattgtattcaacatggactctttgattaagccctaatttccttattttttaattccaaattaaactatttactaatagtattcagcatggactctttgccatgtcttaattttccttaattttttaaatccgaaattagctatttattaatcgtatttgatatgaactcttgagttattttgaaccgttagatcttcataaaatccaacggtgcaaattcttctcttttttagattaatgtgggaatttctagaccctctcggcgaacgtggtggcttcttttaacactcctttaataatataactagcaaggtggcccgcgcaaatagcgcgggtagctagttttttatttaattttttaaaaatatttacattgacagaagagatgtattttgtaatttatttaCCTCTCATTTGCTCTTGTTGACTATTATACTACTTGCAGCTTTCTATGCATAGGAGTTCATATCAATCATCACTTTTTATGTTGCTTTATTCTATATTATAGTTGCATATTTTAGTATTTAAACctgcaaaatctaaatttgaggattgaattcaattttggatcacCTTGAATATGGAGCAAATTGTACATAATTAtattcatataaagttttttataattatgaaatatatttatatgtatttgatagttatgtttgccaacaatctgtaacttagatgttggagtttgatttgtatcttgcaatATTTTGATTAATATTTAGCGAAAATATATCTAGTGTAGTTGTTGGAGCACTTAAGTAGCATCTAGTAGATCTAGATCTGACTCATCATCGGAGCaaaataaaaatgatcatggattagacaaaaaaaagttatgttAAAAAATAAGTTGAGGTCTCCTGCTGGTTTTGGTAAATAAATGTTATGgaaaacttatatatatatatatatatgcatgctatgttaatgcatatatgttttaaattttttatttaaccgaacctattattatttttcccactttggttactgcacaatttatttgtttttagtccATACGACTGCATATATTGGTCTACTTTAGAGTTTTGTCATCTCGGTGATAGATAGTTCCATATATAtctttgttgttgtttctaactcttttctttatttttcattttctctaGCAATTTTTATTGATTTCTCTGCCTTCTATTTTGTTCCTCGGTATATTTGAAATCGATTAGTGTGTATCGCATCTGATGCATCTAATGGAGAAGTTTCCTGTTTAGTATTGTGCCTCGGGTTTTTTTTCTGAGCGAAGAGGAGCATCGACAACGTATATTTATTTGAATCATTTGATTTTGTACCGTAGGCAATCGACTTTGAGATAGATTAGCAGGGCTTCAGGCCTGTATCTGTGGCTAAAATAATTTCAGTTGTGGCTTCTTTGATGGAGCAGCTTTTTTATGGATATAGAGCTGCTTTGAAAACCGTTCGGTAGAACcgcttcttctatttttttcatgaatatatgaaagatgtcaaatgtccaacaggacatggctataatttaatatttttctcattctaatgatattatttatagactaaatcaataaattcacttttgtccttttcttttgccctcattttctcatttttcctgccttctttttctattctcctTTTTCTACTTTCCTTACCCGTTCAATCTTGgtgcttctttatctttttctcttctctttctctatacTTCTTTAGAGGTATCGATCACATTTGTGTTCCATGCCTAGTGTGTACTTATAGAAAATTAGACGGGGATAATAATGTTAATAATTTTCTATgctatttgattcctcacaTGACTAACTCCCGGATTTTTCCCATGCATCTATTTAGATTGAGCTAATAATAGTCACATTTATTTGTAGGTTTCGGTGCTTTACCCTTTATCCCAGTGAttattacttgtatggaactaTTATATGCCCATAGAATCATAATTCTTTGTTGACCACCAtcagattagtttgtataactaaAGTTGTTCAAGAATATGCAATATTTATGATGATAATTCTTGTTTGGAGAAAGCATTGGTTCTTTAGCGGATATTTCTCTCACATTAATTCGTCTGCGTATTCATTGGCCCACACTTACAATCATAATGTGCCAATGGTCTTGCAATAGATTGCAATATGTGAAACTCTGCgcatcatcattattttttcgTCCCTATCTTGACGTTTGGTTGCTCCAGaagaaatggattgattgagtTCGGCAATGATTTTGAGTAGAATCCAGTGTGCTTCATGCAGCTGCATGTATTGCATGACGTTCTTGAGACTCAAAAAGTTGTGATTCGGAATCTCGGGCAAAGACTATGGTCGCTTCGTAGTGCAGGGCGTTCCAAagatttttcaaagcaattattTCTTTCAATAGTACCAATACAATACAACTATGGTCGTGTTGTCACGCTTATGCTGCTGCCATTTTTTTTGCATCTTTAAGGAAGGTTAATGCGAGACATAGATGGTAACATGAGTTTTTATGTCATGCGGACCCTGTATTTAACTTTAATTGGATACAGACACTTTTTGGTAGTTTAAAATATTGCATCTCATTAAATTGGACATGGACTCTTTTGTCCAATTTAGAtcgttagatcttcattaaaTCGAATGGTGTAAATCCTATACACAAATACTATTTAGATCTTCATTAATTTGGAGTATTTATTAACTTTATTTGCCATGAAACTCAAACTtggatttttattattgcatttgatactatttatttagctatttttcttcttaatatgatTCATAATCACTACACATatcaacaataatttttttattctagttcttgcatttatctatttattaatcatatcCATCTTCGACATCTCTTCACGTCGGGGCAGTGCCACGACACCGGGGGCACATCGCGTCGGAGGCTCCCTCTGCCAGCCTATTGCCTGCGACCACCGTGCTGCTAGCTACCAGTAGTTGCTAGGAATTCAAGTCAACattatctctttgcaaagaggtATTAACAGTCCAGATTAATTCTAAAACATATGTTTTTCCATCAAGCTCACGTATTACCTATGCCCCCCTCTTCTTCAATCGTCCAGAATGCGTAATCCGTTTGCAAAACTTTTAACAGATACTAACAATATGACATACTAAAAAATTAGTCAACTGACAACAGTTAGACAGTCATAGAATAACGTAGGAATTTATATACCCTCTCGACGAACATGGTGGTTTGTTTTAACACTcacttaataatataatagaatttatacttttcattttaaatttagctattcagctaatattaatttttatctagtggtaatgctatttttttaatttgataattcagaattttcctatttagtaattgtattcaacatggactctttgactaagccctaatttccttattttttttaattccgaattaaactatttactaatagtattcaacatggactctttgccatgtcttaatttttcttaattttttaaatccgaaattagctatttattaatcgtatttgatatgaattcttgagttagtttgaaccgttagatctttataaaatccaacggtgcaaattcttctcttttttagattaatgtgggaatttctaaaccctctcggcgaacgtggtggcttcttttaacactcttttaataatataatagatagatgGAAAAGGTTCTGGTTTCAAACTCCTGCCGTGGAGATGCATCGGTTCGCAATTATTACAAGCACACTCAAACTACATTATATTAATATTATCGACcaatacaaaaaaaatgaatgaatatTGAATTGCATAGTTCTAGACTCTAGAAGCTGGCATGCCTCAACTAGCCGTTCCTTTCGGCCATCAATTTGCTAAAACGTAGTTAAGAGCTGAAGGTAATGTGacctcccaaaaatatttatggTCTTTTATTGTTATAAATACAACATCATTTATAAAGACTCAATTTGCCGAGCATTCCTGACTGATCGTGGCGTGAAGAAAGGAAATGCGTAGGATCACACGGAACAACAAACCCACCACTCCCGGCTAAGCAGTCCACTACCCCTAAGAAATGGCTTTTTTATGTGCCTGCTTGTACTTCCCAAAGCGTTTTGGAGAGCTAAACGATTGAAGCAACATGCAATGTTTGCTGGAAGACAAGCTCCGGATCAAGTGGCTTTATTAATAACAAACTTTTtaaggagagaaaaaaaaagagaaaagcacAGGCGCCTTTGGCAGTTCAAAACTGGACACCATGGCCCGTTGGGCCAGAGTGGGGCCCGAGGATCTGATAAAAATACCCCACACGAGCACGGAGCACCGAGGCACCGAGCCGAGCAGCCGCGAAAAAAATCCCACCCGCAGATTCCCTACAAAAGTTCCCTAAAGTTGGAAGGAACCGCCGCGTAAAAAGATCACCCGCGCGCCGTCCCCAGGACCCCAGATCGCCTTCGTGTGGACTGCAAGCCGGCGTCCGGCGACGGGTACGAGGCTGACGCGCGAAGCGAGCAAGCCGACCTTgctcctctgccgccgcggcgaaATGCGGACGGCGGCCTTGCTCTTCGTTTAGCCGCGACTCCTCATCAGGTGCGTTTTTCCCAGGCCTGTCTTGTTGTGCCCGATTTGCCACCCTTGAGATTGGACCTCATGCGCATTAGGATTTTTTAGGCTTGGAAGGAGCTGTTGGTCTCATCTCCTGGCGAGGCAAACCAGTTTTGAATCGTATAGGTGACCCGAGTCAGGTTATTTCCACGCTTCTTGTAGGATTTGGTCGTTTTACATGTGTATATAGATAGATGGCACTCCTTGCTACTTCCTCGAATACTAATTTGATGCCATGGTGCAAACAATATTGTCGAAAAAAATGGGGGAAAGATATCACttggtccccccccccccccccgcgtggAATTATACCTTCGGCTtttcgaaaaagaaaagaattatACCTTTTATACCTTTGTCAGCTGCTGACACCTATTTCCCTGCTTGTTCTGTAGCATTTCTTTTATTTGCCTTATGCATGAGTTGTGAACTTATGTGCTGATTTTGCAGATATCATTTTGCTCGTGCCAGCTGAAGGCGGTTCACCTAGGAATGCAGAATCATGTTGTGTAGCAATAAAGGGCCATCTAGATTCAACAGATCATTTCTCTTTCGTCTGAATCATCCTTGTTGTGCTTTGATGAGGGCGTGGGGCTTATGTCATATTTGACCGTAGCTTGGTGATGGTGGTTAGTTTTTCTCTCAGTGTCACCAGCAAATTGTAGGAGGGTGTGGATTTTGTGCAGGTGCTTGCATAATGGAAGAGAGGAGCGTCTTAATGGGACGATATGAAATTGGGAGATTGTTAGGACAAGGGACCTTTGCAAAAGTATATTATGCCCGCAATCTTACTACTGGTCAGACTGTTGCCATAAAAGTTATAGACAAGGACAAGATTGTGAAGACTGGTCTCATGGATCAGATAAAGAGGGAGATCTCGATAATGAGATTGGTTAGGCATCCAAACATTCTGCAGCTTTTTGAGGTCATGGCCACCAAGAACAAGATCTATTTTGTTCTCGAGTATGCTAAAGGTGGTGAGCTTTTCAACAAAATAGCAAAGGGGAAGCTCACCGAGGAGGCTGCAAGGAAGTATTTTCAACAGTTGATAGGTGCTGTGGACTACTGCCACAGCCGAGGTGTTTATCATCGTGACTTGAAGCCTGAGAACCTGCTACTGGATGAGAATGAAACCCTCAAGGTATCCGATTTTGGTTTAAGTGCCTTAGCTGAGTCGAAGAGACAAGATGGCCTGCTCCACACTGCATGTGGTACTCCAGCTTATGTTGCTCCTGAAGTGCTCAGCAGGAAAGGTTACAACGGCGCACAGGCAGATGTCTGGTCTTGTGGTGTGATTCTGTTTGTGCTTGCGGCCAGTTATCTCCCATTCCATGAAAGAAATCTCATAGAGATGTATAAGAAAATTTCAAAAGCTCAGTACAGATGCCCTCGTTCTTTTTCTGCAGAACTGAAGGAGCTCCTTTATGGAATCCTTAATCCAGATCCTAATACAAGGATGCCCATCTCAAGAATAAAGAGAAGTGCTTGGTACAGGAAACCCCTTGGGCTGGCAGCGCTGAAAACTGAAATAGTCAACAAGACTTGCACAGAAGCTGCCACCTCTGGCTTGACCGACTGCATTGGTTCTGCAAGGAATCAAGGATCATTGACGCTAGTGAACTTGAATGCATTCGACAT containing:
- the LOC120665161 gene encoding CBL-interacting protein kinase 28-like produces the protein MEERSVLMGRYEIGRLLGQGTFAKVYYARNLTTGQTVAIKVIDKDKIVKTGLMDQIKREISIMRLVRHPNILQLFEVMATKNKIYFVLEYAKGGELFNKIAKGKLTEEAARKYFQQLIGAVDYCHSRGVYHRDLKPENLLLDENETLKVSDFGLSALAESKRQDGLLHTACGTPAYVAPEVLSRKGYNGAQADVWSCGVILFVLAASYLPFHERNLIEMYKKISKAQYRCPRSFSAELKELLYGILNPDPNTRMPISRIKRSAWYRKPLGLAALKTEIVNKTCTEAATSGLTDCIGSARNQGSLTLVNLNAFDIISLSTGFNLSRLFDENYSQRESRFTSNQSAEAIFEKLKELARCLKLKVAEKDDGVLKLAKSKEGRKGILELDAAIFEIAPSFVLVELKKTNGDTLEYQKLMTDVIRPSLEDIVWA